One window from the genome of Emys orbicularis isolate rEmyOrb1 chromosome 10, rEmyOrb1.hap1, whole genome shotgun sequence encodes:
- the STRA6 gene encoding receptor for retinol uptake STRA6 → MANDSSLAVHGSLAYDDFASSDWYMYESMEPETPPDDMLPNVILACDPTIPYRLYHTCMAPISLAVLIVLSLLVKRKSLYKSSWNGAPGLLSPVNFLEVEGHQGLVAAVFGILFSSICVLVLDTDPLPFIASSSPRSREYWKIMALLYYPAFYYPLIACATIRHRAGYFVGCLLSWCHCVVHIWQKVDCPQSPKIYRYYSLLSYVPIILCLIVLSIWYPVLLVRSFTQEKPAAREEDTRGTSSLPAGSAGSSQSIGDQLIASSEDAIKSIPDGSAVDSASASCRGGFPELTAERQRSTRRRPHSQVVGSGYYNEYLKTILAKRTHKRSSRKVSLLSRAQMYLRSYIYTPQEGFQVPLKLVLSVTTAVIAVYQVALLLLVVFIPNIQIVRAGMTKEITVLLVQFGVVPSENPGGVPGDMERELDTVRYYLWSLEVCYVCSLVLSCLLTFSMLMRSLVMHRANLKALYRGDVLDVFYRARMLCPSQQALVCWMSFASFQTAFACLGLLTQQVIFFVCTVGFTFLVVIPLQSGTNMHLFKILENMWPFWLTLVLSVVVQNLLAHFHFLEKHHLQKELTNRRALCIMTYLLFPINVLVGVLAGVWRMVISALYNAVHFCQLDISLLNRGVEAFDPGYRTYCHYLKIEVSQSHPVMKAFCFLLLQLSGPEGQTGLKPTDVEEGIQLMQPVKGLLKASKSKQTRARWGLAYTLLNNPSLLACRKTVLSDPTANGTQSCPAKP, encoded by the exons tatGCTTCCTAATGTTATCCTAGCCTGCGATCCCACCATCCCCTACCGTCTTTATCACACCTGCATGGCTCCTATATCT CTGGCCGTGCTGATAGTCTTGTCTCTGTTGGTGAAACGCAAGAGCCTCTATAAAAGCTCTTGGAATGGAGCACCTGGACTGCTGAG CCCTGTGAATTTCTTGGAGGTGGAGGGCCACCAGGGGCTGGTGGCAGCAGTGTTTGGAATCCTCTTCTCTTCTATTTGTGTGCTGGTGCTGGATACCGACCCCCTGCCTTTCATTGCCAGCTCCTCCCCGCGTAGTCGAG AGTACTGGAAGATCATGGCTTTACTCTATTACCCTGCCTTCTATTATCCTTTAATTGCATGCGCCACAATCAGACACCGAGCCGGGTACTTCGTAGGCTGCTTGCTCTCCTGGTGCCACTGTGTGGTCCATATCTGGCAGAAAGTGGACTGCCCTCAGTCGCCCAAG aTTTACAGGTATTATTCCCTGCTGTCTTATGTTCCTATTATCCTCTGCCTCATTGTCCTGAGCATTTGGTATCCAGTGCTGCTTGTCAGGAGCTTCACACAGGAGAAACCAGCTGCTAGAGAG GAAGATACTAGGGGCACGTCTtcgctacccgccggatcggcgggtagcagtcaatctattggggatcaacttatcgcgtctagtgaagacgcaataaaatcgatccccgatggctctgccgtcgactccgcttccgcctcttgccgcggtggatttccggagttgacggcggagcggcagcggtcgactcgccgccgtcctcacagccag GTTGTAGGGAGTGGCTATTATAATGAATACCTGAAGACTATCCTGGCCAAAAGAACACACAAAAGAAG ctccaggaaAGTAAGTCTCCTCTCGAGGGCCCAGATGTATTTACGTTCTTACATCTACACACCCCAGGAAG GGTTCCAGGTTCCTCTGAAGCTGGTTCTCTCTGTAACCACAGCTGTGATTGCTGTTTACCAG GTGGCCTTGCTGCTGCTCGTCGTCTTCATCCCCAACATTCAGATAGTGAGGGCAGGGATGACGAAGGAAATCACCGTCCTGCTGGTTCAGTTTGGTGTCGTGCCCTCGGAGAACCCGGGCGGTGTCCCTGGAGACATGGAGCGGGAGCTAGACACAGTCAGATACTATCTCTGGTCACTGGAAG TGTGCTATGTCTGCTCCCTTGTGCTCTCCTGCCTGCTCACCTTCTCCATGCTGATGAGATCCCTGGTGATGCACAG GGCCAATCTGAAGGCTCTGTACCGAGGGGATGTCCTAGATGTCTTCTACCGTGCCCGGATGCTCTGCCCTTCCCAACAGGCTCTGGTCTGTTGGATGAGCtttgccagcttccagactgcattCGCCTGCTTGG GTCTCCTCACCCAGCAAGTGATTTTCTTTGTCTGCACCGTGGGCTTCACCTTCCTAGTGGTCATTCCACTCCAGTCAGGCACAAATATGCATCTGTTTAAAATCCTGGAGAACATGTG GCCCTTCTGGCTGACGCTGGTGCTTTCTGTGGTCGTGCAGAACTTGCTTGCTCATTTCCACTTCCTAGAGAAACACCACCTGCAGAAGGAGCTGACCAACAG GCGAGCTCTCTGCATCATGACCTACCTGCTCTTCCCCATCAACGTCCTGGTGGGGGTCCTGGCTGGGGTCTGGAGAATGGTCATTTCTGCACTTTACAACGCTGTCCATTTCTGCCAGCTGGACATCAGTCTGCTGAATCGGGGCGTCGAGGCCTTCGATCCAG GTTACCGCACTTACTGTCATTACTTGAAAATTGAGGTCAGCCAATCACACCCTGTGATGAAAGCCTTTTGCTTCTTGCTTCTCCAATTATCTGGCCCAGAGGGGCAGACAGGACTCAAACCCACTGATGTGGAAGAAG GGATCCAGCTGATGCAGCCTGTGAAGGGACTGCTGAAGGCATCCAAGTCCAAGCAGACGAGAGCCCGGTGGGGGCTGGCCTACACCCTCCTCAACAATCCATCGCTCTTGGCCTGCCGAAAGACTGTGCTCTCCGACCCCACAGCCAACGGGACCCAGTCTTGCCCTGCCAAGCCCTGA